The following are from one region of the Silene latifolia isolate original U9 population chromosome 9, ASM4854445v1, whole genome shotgun sequence genome:
- the LOC141601139 gene encoding uncharacterized protein LOC141601139 encodes MVDKIQSAIHHWTGNLLSYVGELKLINSVLFGLENYLCSALLLPKIVTKLVNKLCKDYFWGIPTGKRKMIFQSWKSVCFPWSEGGLNIKELMSLNKALLSRWVWLLTQDRVGIWDQWSRDYNMLGSFIWTTKSKPHHAESWRAILKTRDYLLDIAENQNAAQAILNSCVLRGHFIVRKAYDIFRPKHQKLGWTRVLSCPEILPKHRVCTYQADQKVLFTIDRISSRGYPLVNWCCLCKCASESHRHLFFRCQYSQHVRRLMLQWLGFPSSWSALDLKDWLYRLLHQTCTPKWKIILMSSCLAGLVFVIWEERNNRVFKGCIRSPNQVATQLKWVLKTCLSVSSVSQLRCWIENT; translated from the coding sequence ATGGTGGATAAGATTCAGTCTGCTATTCATCATTGGACTGGGAATCTCCTATCTTATGTCGGTGAACTTAAGCTCATTAACTCTGTCTTATTTGGCCTTGAGAACTACTTGTGTTCAGCCCTCCTTCTTCCTAAGATTGTTACTAAACTGGTTAATAAACTTTGTAAGGACTATTTTTGGGGAATCCCTACTGGCAAAAGGAAAATGATCTTTCAAAGTTGGAAATCCGTCTGTTTTCCTTGGTCTGAAGGTGGACTTAATATCAAAGAACTTATGAGTTTGAACAAAGCCCTACTCAGCAGGTGGGTTTGGTTGCTAACCCAAGATAGGGTGGGTATTTGGGATCAATGGTCCAGAGACTACAACATGCTGGGGTCCTTTATTTGGACCACTAAGAGTAAACCCCATCATGCTGAAAGTTGGAGAGCTATCTTAAAAACCAGAGACTACTTGTTGGACATTGCAGAAAACCAGAATGCTGCCCAGGCCATACTTAACTCGTGTGTCTTGAGGGGTCACTTTATAGTCAGAAAAGCCTATGATATCTTTAGACCTAAGCATCAGAAGCTTGGCTGGACCAGAGTATTGTCATGCCCTGAGATTCTTCCCAAGCATCGAGTTTGTACTTACCAGGCTGATCAAAAAGTTCTCTTTACTATAGATAGGATCAGTTCACGAGGTTACCCTCTAGTAAACTGGTGTTGTCTATGCAAGTGTGCTTCTGAATCTCATAGGCACCTATTTTTTCGTTGTCAGTATTCCCAGCATGTTCGAAGACTGATGCTTCAATGGCTTGGATTCCCTAGTTCTTGGTCTGCCCTTGATCTAAAGGACTGGCTATATAGGCTTTTGCATCAGACTTGCACGCCAAAGTGGAAGATTATTCTTATGTCCAGTTGCTTGGCTGGcttggtttttgttatttgggAGGAGAGGAATAACCGTGTCTTTAAAGGTTGCATTAGGAGCCCTAATCAGGTTGCCACTCAACTTAAGTGGGTCTTAAAAACTTGTCTCTCTGTTAGCAGTGTCTCTCAGCTTCGATGTTGGATTGAGAATACTTAG